From the Campylobacter concisus genome, one window contains:
- a CDS encoding putative transporter — MFSSFFKDKKWALWAYGGALFIILLLVYQTHLNVRINEWYKNFYDIVQNSKDHDVSEFWREIFNFIKIAMPYVITYTVISFFASHWVFRWREAMTFRYLKFWQNCKSDIEGSSQRIQEDVYRFAKIMESLGVQVLRAIMTLIAFIPVLWELSKSVSLPYIKDIEGSLVYIALIISIGGLIISWFVGIKLPHIEYNNQKAEAAFRKELVYGEDDKSKFCQPNVMIELFTGVKLNYYKLFLHYGYFNLWLISFSQILVIVPYVIMGNGLFSGVITLGVLIQASNAFSQVRESFSVFIDNWTTITELRSVNKRLREFERNINYKA, encoded by the coding sequence ATGTTTTCATCATTTTTTAAAGATAAAAAATGGGCACTCTGGGCTTACGGCGGGGCGCTATTTATCATTTTGCTACTTGTTTATCAAACTCATTTAAATGTCCGTATTAACGAGTGGTATAAAAATTTTTACGATATTGTACAAAACTCAAAAGATCATGATGTAAGTGAATTTTGGCGTGAAATTTTTAACTTCATAAAAATTGCTATGCCCTATGTTATAACTTATACAGTTATCTCATTTTTTGCCAGCCACTGGGTCTTTCGCTGGAGAGAGGCGATGACGTTTAGATATCTAAAATTTTGGCAAAACTGCAAAAGTGACATCGAAGGCAGTTCACAGCGTATCCAAGAAGATGTCTACCGCTTTGCAAAAATAATGGAAAGCCTTGGCGTGCAAGTTTTAAGGGCGATCATGACGCTAATTGCCTTTATACCAGTGCTTTGGGAGCTAAGCAAGAGCGTGAGTTTGCCTTACATCAAAGATATCGAAGGCTCGCTTGTTTATATTGCTTTAATAATTAGTATCGGTGGTTTAATTATTTCGTGGTTTGTGGGCATTAAACTCCCACATATCGAGTATAACAACCAAAAAGCAGAAGCAGCATTTAGAAAAGAGCTAGTTTACGGCGAAGATGATAAGTCTAAATTTTGCCAGCCAAACGTCATGATAGAGCTTTTTACGGGCGTAAAGTTAAATTATTACAAACTATTTTTGCACTACGGCTACTTTAACCTTTGGCTCATCTCATTTTCACAAATTCTTGTCATCGTGCCTTATGTCATCATGGGAAATGGCCTATTTAGCGGCGTTATAACGCTTGGTGTGCTTATACAAGCTAGCAACGCTTTTTCTCAAGTTAGAGAGAGTTTTAGCGTCTTTATAGATAACTGGACGACGATAACAGAGCTAAGATCTGTAAATAAACGTTTGAGAGAATTTGAGAGAAATATAAATTATAAGGCGTAG
- a CDS encoding fumarate hydratase — MRIINVKDIREVVAKLCKQACYVVTPDLKAAFTKAQCSESSSLGKDILGKILQNAKLAEEGVAPICQDTGMTVVFVQIGQDVHIEGGYIEDAINEGIAEGYIEGYLRKSVVAEPLFERKNTTNNTPAVIHTRIVPGDKLKIKVAPKGFGSENKSVLKMLVPADGIEGVKKVFLEAVKYAGPNACPPLTIGVGIGGTMDKAALLAKEAAVRSVDSKNSDPRYAKLEDELLELACKTGVGPQGLGGDTTAVKVNVEWYPTHIAGLPVAININCHAARHADAEL, encoded by the coding sequence ATGAGAATAATAAATGTAAAAGATATAAGAGAAGTCGTTGCCAAGCTTTGCAAACAGGCCTGTTATGTTGTAACACCAGATCTAAAGGCTGCTTTTACAAAGGCACAATGTAGCGAAAGTTCGTCACTAGGCAAAGACATTTTGGGCAAAATTTTACAAAATGCTAAGCTTGCGGAAGAGGGCGTTGCACCTATCTGCCAAGACACCGGTATGACGGTTGTTTTTGTGCAGATTGGCCAAGATGTGCATATTGAGGGTGGATATATTGAAGATGCGATAAATGAGGGTATTGCGGAAGGCTACATTGAAGGCTATTTAAGAAAGTCAGTCGTTGCTGAGCCACTTTTTGAGAGAAAAAATACCACAAATAACACTCCAGCCGTCATCCACACTAGAATCGTACCAGGAGATAAGCTAAAGATAAAAGTAGCTCCAAAAGGTTTTGGTAGTGAGAATAAATCAGTTTTAAAAATGCTTGTACCAGCTGATGGTATAGAGGGTGTAAAAAAAGTCTTTTTAGAGGCTGTAAAATACGCTGGACCAAATGCCTGTCCTCCACTAACAATAGGCGTTGGCATAGGCGGTACGATGGATAAGGCAGCACTTTTGGCAAAAGAAGCAGCAGTTCGTTCAGTCGATAGTAAAAATTCTGATCCAAGATATGCCAAATTAGAAGATGAGCTACTAGAGCTTGCTTGCAAAACTGGTGTTGGTCCTCAGGGGCTTGGTGGTGACACCACTGCTGTTAAAGTAAATGTCGAGTGGTATCCAACCCACATAGCAGGTCTTCCTGTTGCTATAAACATTAACTGCCATGCTGCACGCCACGCAGACGCTGAGCTTTAA
- a CDS encoding sodium-dependent transporter, which yields MSKKNFSSRWAFILACVGSAVGMANVWGFPYKLGTNGGAAFLLIYVFFIALFSYVGLSAEYAIGRRAKTGTLGSYKYAWQSRNFGVFGSIIGWLPLAGSLCIAIGYAVIIAYVLKALTQALTGSFMSVDTNVWFNSFALQDYSVLPYHFIIVVGTLLTLFFGAKSIEKTNKIMMPLFFVLFSILAINVAMLPNAFDGYKFLFIPDFSKLADPMVWVSAMGQAFFSLSITGSGMIVYGAYLSKDEDIVESAKTTAFFDTIAALVAALVMIPAVFAYAMDPAEGPKLLFVTLPKILQNMIGGQIFAIILFTAVIFGGITSLQNMFEVVAESLMHKFPFLNRFWTLTLLCAVCFGIGAFMEPISSWGPWMDFVSIYIIPIGAVIGAISWFWVIKKDEILDEINSGANKSYGNFWYFVGKFIYVPLTFLLCIIAVSKGISF from the coding sequence ATGAGCAAAAAGAATTTTTCATCGCGCTGGGCATTTATATTGGCCTGTGTTGGATCAGCAGTTGGCATGGCAAATGTCTGGGGCTTTCCTTATAAACTTGGCACAAATGGTGGTGCAGCGTTTTTACTCATCTATGTTTTTTTTATAGCTCTTTTTTCATATGTTGGTCTAAGTGCGGAGTATGCGATCGGCAGACGTGCAAAAACTGGTACGCTTGGATCATATAAATATGCTTGGCAAAGTAGAAATTTTGGCGTATTTGGCAGTATTATTGGCTGGCTTCCGCTTGCTGGCTCACTTTGTATAGCCATCGGCTACGCAGTCATCATCGCCTACGTACTAAAAGCCCTTACTCAGGCACTTACTGGCTCATTTATGAGCGTTGACACGAATGTTTGGTTTAACTCATTTGCACTTCAAGATTACTCAGTCTTGCCTTATCATTTTATTATCGTTGTTGGCACGCTTCTTACACTATTTTTTGGGGCAAAAAGTATCGAAAAAACTAATAAAATAATGATGCCACTATTTTTCGTATTGTTTAGCATTCTGGCTATAAATGTCGCGATGCTGCCAAATGCGTTTGATGGGTATAAATTCCTTTTTATTCCTGACTTTAGTAAGCTTGCAGACCCAATGGTATGGGTTTCTGCGATGGGTCAAGCCTTTTTCTCGCTCTCTATCACAGGATCTGGCATGATAGTTTATGGAGCTTACCTTTCAAAAGATGAAGATATCGTTGAAAGTGCTAAAACTACGGCCTTTTTTGATACTATTGCGGCTCTTGTGGCGGCTCTTGTTATGATCCCAGCGGTCTTTGCCTATGCTATGGATCCAGCCGAAGGTCCAAAGCTACTTTTTGTAACGCTTCCAAAAATTTTACAAAATATGATCGGTGGACAAATTTTTGCCATTATTTTATTTACAGCTGTTATCTTTGGCGGTATCACCTCACTTCAAAATATGTTTGAGGTCGTGGCTGAGTCGCTTATGCATAAATTTCCGTTTCTTAATAGATTTTGGACACTCACGCTACTTTGTGCAGTTTGCTTTGGCATAGGAGCATTTATGGAGCCTATTAGCAGTTGGGGGCCTTGGATGGACTTTGTGTCGATCTATATCATTCCAATTGGCGCGGTAATCGGAGCTATTTCTTGGTTTTGGGTCATTAAAAAAGATGAAATTTTAGACGAGATAAATTCTGGAGCAAATAAATCTTATGGTAATTTCTGGTATTTTGTAGGCAAATTTATCTACGTTCCGCTAACATTTTTACTTTGTATCATAGCCGTAAGTAAGGGAATTTCTTTTTAA
- a CDS encoding DUF411 domain-containing protein, which produces MKKLAFLALGFFATLAFAADMKVYKSPTCGCCTSWGEAMQKAGFSEETIKVDDMVKVKKEFHVPLELSSCHTAIIDGYIIEGHVPADEVKRLLELKPKDVVGIAVPGMPMESQGMEQGSKAEQYDVILFKKDGSQEIFATYIGTKKLR; this is translated from the coding sequence ATGAAGAAATTAGCATTTTTGGCTCTTGGCTTTTTTGCAACACTTGCATTTGCGGCTGATATGAAGGTCTATAAAAGCCCAACTTGTGGATGTTGTACTAGCTGGGGTGAGGCGATGCAGAAGGCCGGATTTAGCGAAGAGACCATCAAAGTAGATGATATGGTCAAGGTTAAGAAAGAATTTCACGTGCCACTAGAGCTTTCAAGCTGCCATACAGCAATTATCGATGGATATATCATAGAAGGCCATGTTCCGGCCGATGAGGTAAAGCGCCTACTAGAGCTCAAGCCAAAAGACGTAGTTGGTATCGCAGTACCTGGCATGCCGATGGAGAGCCAAGGTATGGAGCAAGGCAGTAAAGCCGAGCAATACGATGTTATTTTATTTAAAAAAGATGGCTCACAAGAAATTTTTGCTACTTACATCGGCACAAAAAAACTAAGATAA
- a CDS encoding hemolysin family protein — protein sequence MVILAIVFILLNAFFVLSEFSLVKVRKSRLEELIKEKKPNAQLAFEMSNKLDTYLSATQLGITLSSLALGWIGEPAVARLIEAPLKNFFNFSDILVHTVGFAIAFTLITLLHVVMGELVPKSVAIAKAETSVLKIARPLHFFWVLFSPVIKLFDILATIGLKILGIQPAKENELAHSEEEIKIIVGESLKGGVLDSFETEIIKNAVDFSDTVAKEIMTPRRDMICINKQKSFEENLQVVFESKYTRFPYIDGSKDIILGMIHIRDILQLHFSKDKEKSFDSIVRKFVIVPESLSISKVLVMMNKEQISAALVVDEYGGTAGLLTMEDIMEEVLGDFNDEHDEVDQHYKKINDNIYEFQGRYDLESVEELLGISFDEETDQVTIGGYVFNLIGRLPVVGDKIEDENCYYEVRKMDGASISRVKVRKKIKNEEESIQS from the coding sequence ATGGTAATACTTGCCATTGTATTCATTTTACTAAATGCCTTTTTTGTTTTATCAGAATTTTCTCTTGTTAAAGTTCGTAAGTCTAGACTTGAAGAGCTTATCAAGGAGAAAAAGCCAAACGCCCAGCTTGCTTTTGAGATGTCAAACAAGCTTGATACTTATCTTAGTGCCACTCAGCTTGGTATCACACTAAGCTCGCTTGCTCTTGGTTGGATCGGTGAGCCAGCAGTTGCAAGACTTATAGAAGCTCCACTTAAAAATTTCTTCAATTTTAGCGATATCTTAGTTCATACAGTTGGTTTTGCGATCGCATTTACGCTTATTACCCTACTTCACGTTGTAATGGGTGAGCTTGTGCCAAAGTCAGTTGCTATCGCGAAGGCCGAGACTTCAGTATTAAAAATTGCTCGTCCACTTCACTTTTTCTGGGTGCTATTTTCCCCTGTAATTAAGCTTTTTGATATTTTAGCGACCATTGGACTTAAAATTTTAGGCATCCAGCCAGCTAAAGAAAATGAGCTAGCCCACTCTGAAGAAGAGATAAAAATCATTGTTGGCGAGAGTTTAAAGGGTGGTGTGCTTGATAGCTTTGAGACCGAGATTATTAAAAATGCAGTCGATTTTAGTGACACAGTCGCAAAAGAGATCATGACACCAAGGCGCGATATGATCTGTATAAATAAACAAAAGAGCTTTGAAGAGAATTTGCAGGTCGTATTTGAGTCAAAATACACTCGCTTTCCTTATATAGACGGCTCAAAAGATATCATTTTGGGCATGATACATATTAGAGATATTTTGCAGCTTCACTTTAGCAAAGATAAAGAGAAGAGTTTTGACTCAATTGTTCGTAAATTTGTCATCGTGCCTGAGAGCCTTTCTATTTCAAAAGTGCTTGTAATGATGAATAAAGAGCAAATTTCGGCTGCACTTGTAGTCGATGAGTATGGCGGCACAGCCGGACTTCTTACGATGGAAGATATAATGGAAGAGGTGCTTGGTGATTTTAATGACGAGCACGATGAAGTCGATCAACACTATAAAAAGATAAATGACAATATTTATGAATTCCAAGGCAGATATGATCTAGAGAGCGTTGAAGAGCTTCTTGGTATAAGCTTTGATGAAGAGACAGATCAAGTAACGATCGGTGGATACGTCTTCAATCTAATCGGTCGTTTGCCAGTTGTGGGTGATAAGATCGAGGATGAAAACTGCTACTACGAAGTAAGAAAGATGGATGGAGCTAGCATATCACGAGTCAAAGTTAGAAAAAAGATAAAAAATGAAGAGGAGAGCATTCAGTCTTAA
- a CDS encoding cation:proton antiporter produces the protein MIEHLLLVFALLAIIIALVMVSNRLKVAYPVLLVLGGLAINFVPNLPSIKIDPELIFIIFLPPLLYEAAWANSLKELYKWRRTIGSFAFIVVFISAAAVALIANLVIPGFSLALGFMLGAIVSPPDAVSTAAILKFVKAPRRISAILESESLLNDASSLIIFRFAAVAVTTGQFVWYKAATTFLWMVAGGVLAGLVVALAAYFLHKILPTDENSDTIMTITTPYIMYILAEELGASGVLAVVCGGLYLSTKRNEIFTASTRIHAVPVWNNFIFLLNGLAFTMIGLDLPEILAGLKRSGVSLFEAVSYGVLVTAVLIVIRLMASYGAVYITMFMKRYISVADDRNPGKATPFIVGWAGMRGIVSLAAALSIPAMAGGG, from the coding sequence ATGATCGAACATTTACTGCTAGTTTTTGCACTGCTAGCTATCATCATCGCTTTAGTGATGGTCTCAAACCGCCTAAAGGTCGCCTATCCGGTGCTATTAGTCCTTGGCGGGCTTGCCATTAACTTCGTGCCAAATTTACCAAGTATCAAGATCGATCCCGAGCTTATTTTCATCATATTTTTGCCGCCACTTCTTTATGAGGCTGCGTGGGCAAACTCGCTAAAAGAGCTCTATAAATGGCGCCGTACGATCGGCAGTTTCGCCTTTATCGTGGTTTTCATAAGCGCAGCAGCAGTTGCTTTGATAGCAAATTTAGTGATCCCTGGCTTCTCGCTCGCCCTAGGCTTCATGCTAGGAGCTATCGTCTCGCCACCAGACGCGGTGAGCACGGCAGCTATCCTTAAATTTGTCAAAGCCCCGCGCAGGATCAGCGCTATTTTAGAGAGTGAGAGCCTTTTAAATGACGCCTCCTCGCTCATCATCTTTCGCTTCGCCGCAGTTGCGGTCACGACTGGGCAGTTTGTATGGTACAAGGCCGCAACGACCTTTTTATGGATGGTGGCCGGTGGCGTTTTAGCGGGTCTTGTGGTGGCGCTTGCGGCATATTTTTTACATAAAATTTTACCGACTGATGAAAATAGCGACACGATAATGACGATCACGACGCCTTATATCATGTATATCTTGGCTGAGGAGCTTGGCGCTAGCGGCGTTTTAGCAGTGGTTTGTGGCGGACTTTATCTCTCGACTAAAAGAAATGAAATTTTCACCGCTTCAACAAGGATCCACGCGGTGCCAGTTTGGAACAACTTTATTTTCTTACTAAACGGCCTTGCATTTACCATGATCGGCCTTGACCTGCCTGAAATTTTAGCAGGGCTAAAGCGTAGCGGCGTCTCGCTCTTTGAGGCGGTCTCTTACGGCGTTTTGGTCACTGCTGTGCTCATCGTTATCCGCCTCATGGCATCTTATGGAGCCGTTTATATCACGATGTTTATGAAGCGCTATATCAGCGTGGCGGACGATCGCAACCCTGGCAAAGCCACACCATTTATCGTCGGTTGGGCAGGTATGAGGGGCATAGTCTCGCTAGCTGCGGCGCTTTCTATCCCTGCCATGGCTGGGGGGGGGTGA
- a CDS encoding RidA family protein — protein sequence MKKQISTKNAPQAIGPYSQAISSNGFLFISGQLGVTSAGEFAGSSVEAQAEQSLENLKNILAEAGLNFDNVIKTTIFLADMGDFAKVNTVYAKFFKEPYPARSTVAVKTLPKDALVEIELIAAY from the coding sequence ATGAAAAAACAAATCTCAACAAAAAATGCTCCACAAGCGATTGGGCCATATTCTCAAGCTATTAGCTCAAATGGATTTTTATTTATCTCAGGTCAGCTTGGTGTCACATCAGCGGGTGAGTTTGCAGGTAGTAGCGTAGAGGCCCAAGCTGAGCAATCTCTTGAAAATTTAAAAAATATCTTGGCTGAAGCAGGACTTAATTTTGATAATGTCATAAAGACTACAATATTTCTAGCAGATATGGGAGATTTTGCTAAAGTAAATACTGTGTATGCTAAATTTTTTAAAGAGCCTTATCCTGCCAGAAGTACAGTAGCTGTTAAGACCTTGCCAAAAGACGCACTTGTAGAAATAGAGCTTATCGCGGCTTATTAA
- a CDS encoding GNAT family N-acetyltransferase: MIEQANLSDLEAIAQIYNEYILEKTATADMQPVSTKEREPWFKAHNNSRPIFIYKENDEILGWCSLSDFNPKIAYKISVEISIYVAKKALGMGIGKQLLSHSLDEAKRLNLKNIIALIFSENKASLGLFLKFGFEKWGELPGVCLMDNEYKDVVILGLKL; this comes from the coding sequence TTGATAGAACAAGCAAATTTGAGTGATCTTGAAGCGATTGCACAAATTTATAATGAATACATTTTAGAAAAAACTGCGACTGCTGATATGCAGCCAGTTAGCACGAAGGAACGAGAGCCTTGGTTTAAAGCCCACAACAACTCTCGTCCCATCTTTATCTATAAAGAAAATGATGAAATTTTAGGCTGGTGTTCACTTAGTGATTTTAATCCCAAAATAGCTTACAAAATAAGTGTAGAAATAAGCATCTATGTAGCCAAAAAGGCTCTTGGTATGGGCATTGGCAAGCAGCTTTTAAGCCACAGTCTAGATGAGGCAAAGAGGCTAAATCTAAAAAATATTATCGCTTTAATATTTAGTGAGAATAAAGCAAGTCTTGGGCTATTTTTAAAATTTGGCTTTGAAAAATGGGGTGAACTGCCAGGCGTTTGCCTAATGGATAATGAGTACAAAGATGTCGTTATATTGGGGTTAAAGCTTTAA
- a CDS encoding M48 family metallopeptidase, giving the protein MKKFLLTLLATSLLFTGCSSVTKAGVVGADRKQFMLVSSEAMEQSSAQAYVKTLTAARSKGELNVDPILTKRVQDIAKRLIAQTGVFRDDALKWKWQVNVINEDTLNAWCMPGGRIVVYSGIIKRLNLTDAQLAAVMGHEIAHALREHSREQASADQMKSIGIFAIATATGLGDLGANALNLASEYTISLPFSRSHETEADHIGTELMARAGYDPKEAVEVWVKMSKMSGGKVPEILSTHPSNESRIKDLKEIAAKLEPVYQATKRG; this is encoded by the coding sequence ATGAAAAAATTTTTACTTACATTGTTAGCGACTAGTTTGCTCTTCACTGGCTGCTCAAGCGTTACAAAAGCAGGCGTTGTTGGTGCTGATCGTAAGCAATTTATGTTAGTCTCATCAGAAGCTATGGAGCAAAGCTCAGCCCAAGCCTATGTCAAGACGCTAACAGCTGCTAGAAGTAAAGGCGAGCTAAATGTTGATCCGATCCTTACAAAAAGAGTTCAAGATATCGCTAAAAGGCTCATCGCCCAAACTGGCGTTTTTAGGGATGATGCTCTAAAATGGAAGTGGCAAGTAAACGTCATTAATGAAGATACGCTAAATGCTTGGTGTATGCCAGGTGGCAGGATAGTCGTTTATAGTGGCATTATAAAAAGGCTAAATTTAACAGATGCGCAGCTAGCTGCGGTCATGGGACACGAGATCGCACACGCTCTTAGGGAGCACAGCAGAGAGCAAGCAAGTGCTGATCAGATGAAAAGTATCGGTATCTTTGCAATAGCCACAGCTACTGGCCTTGGCGATCTTGGAGCTAATGCTCTAAATTTAGCTAGCGAATACACCATATCTCTGCCGTTTTCTCGCTCGCATGAAACCGAGGCTGATCACATCGGTACTGAGCTAATGGCAAGAGCCGGATACGATCCAAAAGAAGCGGTCGAAGTCTGGGTAAAAATGAGCAAGATGAGTGGCGGAAAAGTGCCTGAAATTTTAAGCACGCACCCATCGAACGAGAGTAGGATAAAAGACCTAAAAGAGATCGCAGCAAAACTTGAGCCAGTCTATCAAGCTACTAAAAGAGGCTAG
- a CDS encoding cysteine permease — protein sequence MQNILAPNEFLDDYVLSAELAKNAGISSNAYLFWKNVISAKFENSRIVFLRKNSIPVKFQNIIKTCTPLNGLIPTGVFCSFTSLAPSHLVAKNGSKIYELFKFHEICGIKFIDLKKFYDDFNLSYSYRIYIEKCKFFSPAPFEKRIKLTETMCLGYY from the coding sequence ATGCAAAATATACTCGCACCAAATGAGTTTTTAGATGATTATGTACTCAGTGCTGAGTTGGCTAAAAATGCTGGCATCTCATCAAATGCTTATCTTTTTTGGAAAAACGTCATAAGTGCTAAATTTGAAAACTCAAGAATAGTTTTTCTTAGAAAAAATAGCATTCCAGTCAAATTTCAAAACATTATAAAAACCTGTACGCCTTTAAATGGCCTTATTCCAACAGGCGTATTTTGCTCTTTTACCTCGCTTGCTCCTTCTCATCTTGTAGCAAAAAATGGCTCTAAGATCTACGAGCTCTTTAAATTTCATGAGATTTGTGGCATCAAATTTATAGACTTGAAGAAATTTTATGATGATTTTAATCTTAGCTATTCTTATAGAATTTACATTGAAAAGTGCAAATTTTTCTCACCTGCACCATTTGAAAAACGCATAAAATTAACCGAAACTATGTGTCTTGGATATTATTAA
- a CDS encoding Fe-S-containing hydro-lyase has protein sequence MSEVKRITAPFDKEVVKSLKAGDNVLISGTIIAARDAAHKALTETLSRGEKLPVELKGETVYYVGPTPAKPNQAIGAAGPTTSGRMDKYTPTMINEVGINGMIGKGYRSDAVVEAMKKSCCVYMVAIGGIGALISQSIKKYEVLAYPELGPEAVARLTVEDFPAIVAIDCEGNNFYEVGQAPYKKI, from the coding sequence ATGTCAGAAGTAAAAAGAATAACAGCACCATTTGATAAAGAGGTGGTAAAGAGCCTAAAAGCAGGTGATAATGTCCTAATATCAGGCACTATCATAGCAGCTCGTGATGCTGCACATAAGGCACTTACTGAAACATTGTCACGCGGCGAAAAACTACCAGTTGAGCTAAAGGGTGAGACTGTCTACTACGTTGGACCAACTCCAGCCAAGCCAAATCAAGCTATCGGTGCAGCAGGCCCAACAACAAGCGGCAGAATGGATAAATACACCCCAACTATGATAAATGAAGTTGGTATAAATGGTATGATCGGCAAAGGCTACAGGAGTGACGCAGTAGTCGAGGCTATGAAAAAATCATGCTGTGTTTATATGGTTGCTATCGGCGGCATCGGAGCTCTCATTAGCCAAAGTATCAAAAAATATGAAGTGCTAGCTTATCCAGAGCTAGGACCAGAGGCAGTTGCTAGGCTTACCGTCGAGGACTTTCCAGCGATAGTAGCCATTGACTGCGAAGGTAATAACTTCTATGAAGTTGGACAAGCACCTTACAAAAAGATATAA